The stretch of DNA GGCCAGGATGCCGTGGTACTCCACCAGGCCCAGGCCCCAACCGGCGAGGGTCACGGCGATGATGCTGATCAGGATCGCGCCGAATACCCGGTGGTAGCTGAGGATCGCAATCAACAGGAAGCAAATGGCCGCCAGCAATGGGGCGGGTTCATGCAGGGAGCCGAGCTTGATCAGGGTGGCCGGGCTTTGCACGATGATGCCGGCGGTTTTCAGGCCGATCACCCCGAGAAACAATCCGACGCCGGCGCCCATGGCATGGCGCAGGCTCACCGGAATGCTGTTGAGCAGCCACTCGCGAATGCGTGAGAGCGTCAGGATCATGAACAACACACCGGAGATAAACACCGCACCCAGTGCCGTCTCCCAGTTGTAGCCCATGGTCCCGACCACGGTGTAGGTGAAAAACGCGTTCAGGCCCATGCCCGGCGCCAGGCCTACTGGCCAGTTGGCGTACAGGCCCATCAGCAGGCAACCCAGCGCGGCGGCGATGCAGGTGGCGACAAACGCCGCGCCGTGATCGATGCCGGCGTCGGCCATGATGTTGGGGTTGACGAAGATGATGTAGGCCATGGTGATAAAGGTCGTGAGGCCAGCGATCAGCTCGGTCTTCACTGTGGTGCCATGCAAGCGGAGTTTGAACAGGCGTTCCAGCCAACCGTTGTGGGTTGGCGAGAGGTCGAGCGTAGGGGCTTCGGATTTGCGGCTTTCCACAGCAAGTACTCCTCAAGAGTTTTATTGTTATTTCCAGCGCCGGACACATGAGTGGGCAGCAGCGCTTTGAGGTACCAGCGGGTTTTGTTGACCAATAGGTCAGGAACTCGCACGAAGCGAATTATGCTTTTGTATACAAATAAAGCAAATAATGTTTTCTATTTTGTGTGCGAAAGGGGATGAAAGGCAATTCAGGATTGGCCACTGAGTGCCTTGTTTACCGCCAGCCAGCCTTCTACCGCCGTCTCGCCTGCCTCGGCAAACGCCCGTTGCAGCAGCTTTACCTGTTCGCGCCGCAGCGATTGTTCGAAACGCCGGCCTTCCTCGGTCAACTCCAGCAGGCGCTTACGCTTGTCGGTCTCGGACGCCACGCTGTCCACCAGGTGCATTTCCTGCAGTTGGCGCAACGGCATGTTCAGCGCCTGTTTGCTTACGCCGAGCAGTTCCAGCAGCTCCTTGACGCTCAAGGCCGGGTAGCGCGCGATAAAAAACACGATGCGTTGATGCACCCGGCTCAAGCCGCGGCGCTCCAGCATTTCGTCAGCCTTGGCGGTGAACGCCTGGTAGCCGAAGAAGAAGGCTTCCATGGCGGTTTGCTGGCTGGTCTGGTTTTTAAGGTCAAGCATATTGACGTATCTGCCCAAGTCGTCGTAATTTCGGTCAAGCAGTTTGACGTATTTTCCCCAGGCTTTGCTACCGGTGACCCTTATGGCCTTCTCAGAACGTGTTTCGCGTCTTAAAAGCTCCCTGATCCGTGAAATCCTCGCGGCGGCGCAAAAGCCGCAGGTGATGTCCTTCGCCGGTGGCCTGCCGGCCGAAGTGATGCTGCCCACGCTGGATTGGGAAGGCATGCCGCTGAATATCGGCCAATACGGCATGAGCGAAGGCGAGCCACAGTTGCGTGAATTGCTGGCGGCCGAGGCGCGGGTGCTGGGTATTGCCTGCGATGCGCGCCAGGTCATGGTGGTCAGCGGCTCCCAGCAAACCCTGGACCTGGCGGCCAAGCTGTACATCGACAAGGGCACCAAAATCCTCCTGGAAGGCCCGACTTACCTTGCGGCATTGCAGATTTTCCAATTGTTCGGCGCCGATTGCCTGACCGTACAGCTTGAGGCGGACGGTCCGGACCTCAGAGCCTTGCGCAGCAGCCTTGAGCAGCATCGCCCGTCCTTCGTCTACCTGATCCCGACGTTCCAGAACCCTTCGGCGGTGCGCTACAGCGATGCCAAGCGCGAGGCCGTCGCCGCGTTGCTGGACGAGTTTGGCGTAACCCTGATCGAAGACGAACCCTACCGCGAACTGACCTTCGACGGCGGCAGCGCACAACCCATCGTCAGCCGGCTGAAAAAGGCCAGCTGGATCTACACCGGCACCGTATCCAAGACCTTGTTGCCCGGCCTGCGGGTCGGCTACCTGATCGCCAGTCCGGACCTGTTCCCGCACTTGCTCAAACTCAAGCAGTCAGCCGACCTGCACACCAACCGCGTTGGCCAGTGGCAGGCGATGCAATGGATCGGCACCGAGAAATACCAGCATCACCTGGTAGAGTTGCGCAGCTTTTACCGAGGCCGGCGCGACGCTTTCCAGGCTGCACTGGCGCGGCATTTCAGCGACCTGGCCGACTGGCAAATACCCCAGGGCGGATTATTCTTCTGGCTGACCTTGAAACAGCCGCTCGATACCCGCACCTTGTTGGCACCTGCGCTCGACCAGGACATCGCGTTCATGCCCGGTGAACCGTTCTTTTCCGAGCCGGACAATCATCACGGTCACCTGCGGCTCAATTTCAGCCATATCGACCCGGCGCGCTTGGACGAAGGTCTCAAGCGTCTCGCTGCGGTGGTCCGTCAAGCACAGCACGCGCAAGCGGCATAGGGGAGCCTCCATGTACAAGGTCTACGGCGATTACAAATCGGGCAACTGCTACAAAGTCAAACTCATGCTCAGCCTGTTGGGCATCGACTATGAGTGGATCGATGTCGACATCCTGAAGGGCGATACCCAGACCGCGGAGTTCCTGGCCAAGAACCCCAACGGCAAGATCCCGGTGCTGGAGCTGGAAGACGGCACCTGCCTGTGGGAGTCCAATGCGATTCTCAACTTCCTGGCCGACGGCAGCGAGTTCCTGCCCAGCGAACCGCGCCTGCGCACCCAGGTTCTGCAGTGGCAGTTTTTCGAGCAGTACAGCCACGAGCCGTACATCGCGG from Pseudomonas sp. NC02 encodes:
- a CDS encoding NCS2 family permease translates to MESRKSEAPTLDLSPTHNGWLERLFKLRLHGTTVKTELIAGLTTFITMAYIIFVNPNIMADAGIDHGAAFVATCIAAALGCLLMGLYANWPVGLAPGMGLNAFFTYTVVGTMGYNWETALGAVFISGVLFMILTLSRIREWLLNSIPVSLRHAMGAGVGLFLGVIGLKTAGIIVQSPATLIKLGSLHEPAPLLAAICFLLIAILSYHRVFGAILISIIAVTLAGWGLGLVEYHGILATPPSLAPTWMAMDVMGVFNVSMISVVFAFLFVHMFDTAGTLMGVAQRAGLVNADGKIENLSRALKADSASSVFGAMVGVPPVTSYVESAAGVAAGGRTGLTAVTVGVLFIAAMFFAPLAGMIPAYATAGALIYVAMLMMSGMAHINWDDATDSIPAIVTAIMMPLTFSVADGIALGFITYVALKAGTGKHKEISISLWVLCAIFIAKFAFL
- a CDS encoding MarR family winged helix-turn-helix transcriptional regulator; the protein is MLDLKNQTSQQTAMEAFFFGYQAFTAKADEMLERRGLSRVHQRIVFFIARYPALSVKELLELLGVSKQALNMPLRQLQEMHLVDSVASETDKRKRLLELTEEGRRFEQSLRREQVKLLQRAFAEAGETAVEGWLAVNKALSGQS
- a CDS encoding PLP-dependent aminotransferase family protein: MAFSERVSRLKSSLIREILAAAQKPQVMSFAGGLPAEVMLPTLDWEGMPLNIGQYGMSEGEPQLRELLAAEARVLGIACDARQVMVVSGSQQTLDLAAKLYIDKGTKILLEGPTYLAALQIFQLFGADCLTVQLEADGPDLRALRSSLEQHRPSFVYLIPTFQNPSAVRYSDAKREAVAALLDEFGVTLIEDEPYRELTFDGGSAQPIVSRLKKASWIYTGTVSKTLLPGLRVGYLIASPDLFPHLLKLKQSADLHTNRVGQWQAMQWIGTEKYQHHLVELRSFYRGRRDAFQAALARHFSDLADWQIPQGGLFFWLTLKQPLDTRTLLAPALDQDIAFMPGEPFFSEPDNHHGHLRLNFSHIDPARLDEGLKRLAAVVRQAQHAQAA
- a CDS encoding glutathione S-transferase family protein codes for the protein MYKVYGDYKSGNCYKVKLMLSLLGIDYEWIDVDILKGDTQTAEFLAKNPNGKIPVLELEDGTCLWESNAILNFLADGSEFLPSEPRLRTQVLQWQFFEQYSHEPYIAVARFIQFYLGLPEDRLEEYKKLHKGGYKALKVMERQLQLTPYLVGDQFSIADVALYAYTHVANEGGFDLSAYPGVQAWLKRVASHPKHVPMLG